A single Candidatus Caccoplasma merdavium DNA region contains:
- a CDS encoding 2-hydroxyacid dehydrogenase: MSFRIAFFDTKPYDEDSFNKMNERFGFEIVYFKGHLNPNNVMLTRGFDAVCIFVNDVADAEVIDALVENGVKLLALRCAGYNNVDLAAAEGRLPVVRVPAYSPYAVAEYTLALMLALNRRIPRATWRTRDGNFSLQGLMGFDMHEKTIGIIGTGKIAKVLIQLLSGFGMRILAYDLYPDKEFAAAYHVEYTTLDELYRNSDIISLHCPLTDATRYIIDDEAITKMKQGVMLINTGRGKLIHTHALINGLKSKKVGYAGLDVYEEESGYFYEDKSDRIIDDDVLARLLSFNNVIVTSHQAFFTREAVHNIAETTLQNVADFEAGRPLENEVKR, translated from the coding sequence ATGTCATTCAGAATTGCCTTTTTCGACACGAAACCTTATGATGAAGACTCTTTCAACAAAATGAACGAGCGTTTCGGTTTCGAGATTGTCTATTTCAAGGGACATCTCAACCCCAACAATGTGATGTTGACCCGGGGGTTCGATGCCGTGTGCATCTTTGTCAACGATGTGGCCGATGCCGAAGTCATCGACGCCCTGGTCGAGAACGGAGTCAAGTTGCTGGCGCTGCGTTGCGCCGGATATAACAATGTCGACTTGGCTGCTGCCGAGGGTCGCTTGCCGGTTGTCAGGGTACCGGCTTACTCTCCCTATGCCGTGGCGGAGTACACCTTGGCTCTGATGCTGGCCCTCAATCGCCGCATTCCCCGGGCTACATGGCGCACCCGCGACGGGAATTTCTCGCTGCAAGGTCTCATGGGCTTTGACATGCACGAGAAGACCATCGGCATTATCGGTACCGGTAAGATTGCCAAGGTGTTGATACAGCTGTTGAGCGGCTTTGGCATGCGCATACTGGCCTATGACCTCTATCCCGACAAAGAGTTTGCCGCAGCTTATCATGTCGAATACACCACGCTCGATGAGCTTTATCGCAATTCCGACATCATTTCCCTGCACTGCCCCCTGACCGACGCCACCCGTTACATCATCGACGATGAGGCTATTACCAAGATGAAACAAGGCGTGATGCTCATCAATACCGGTCGTGGAAAACTCATTCACACCCACGCCCTTATCAACGGGTTGAAGAGCAAGAAGGTGGGGTATGCCGGCCTCGATGTGTATGAAGAGGAGAGCGGCTATTTCTATGAGGACAAGTCCGACCGTATTATCGATGACGATGTGCTGGCACGCCTGCTTTCGTTCAACAACGTGATAGTTACCTCCCATCAGGCTTTCTTTACGCGGGAAGCTGTGCACAATATCGCCGAGACCACGTTGCAGAATGTGGCCGATTTCGAGGCGGGTCGTCCGCTCGAAAATGAGGTGAAACGTTAA
- a CDS encoding Ig-like domain-containing protein: protein MKKVLLPLLLLLCGQVGAMPQPAEATTSAGKFHPQKTATAPAMQFTPGNKTAEVPPDTHLTIEFASPVRLNNRGMIRIFDAETGQRVDSLDLSIPAGPSQPDMIRKQKATYTTVPYDYDSHGKRITNANTRPGTPSGTAVRDTTGPYQLTIIGGFSDGFRFYPVIVDGNRATIYPHNNLLEYGKSYYVTIDKEVFDLSSGEFPGIYDTQTWRFSTRRHAPEAGRRLLTVSPDGSGDFCTVQGAMDFIPDFSPEKWEVFIANGDYEELVYFRNKQNVHLRGESRDGVLIHYANNETFNPHPLNVKTNEWPGTFPSRRAAFAADNCYDMRFEDMTIQTDLQGQAEGLLLMGARNYLRNVRVVGSGDALQVNGSVYLERCIVDGGGDMVLGRGPAFFKECTLQGPGPFMWIRNTEANHGNIFVDCHFIGSHPRSVLARSPLNKQPDGYPYAEAVLINCTLENIAPEGWGEIEGSAHHVRFYEYDSRDKAGNPVDVSRRHPRSRQLTWPADSALIEMYRTPARILDWEPVW from the coding sequence ATGAAAAAAGTTCTTTTACCTCTACTCTTGTTGCTCTGCGGACAGGTGGGCGCCATGCCGCAACCCGCCGAGGCAACGACGTCAGCGGGGAAATTCCACCCGCAAAAAACCGCTACGGCGCCGGCCATGCAGTTCACCCCGGGAAACAAGACCGCCGAAGTACCGCCCGACACCCATCTGACCATCGAATTTGCGAGTCCCGTGCGACTCAACAACCGAGGCATGATACGCATCTTCGATGCCGAGACGGGACAACGGGTCGACTCGCTCGACTTGTCAATTCCCGCCGGCCCTTCCCAGCCCGACATGATACGCAAACAGAAAGCCACCTACACCACGGTTCCTTATGATTATGACTCGCACGGGAAACGCATCACCAATGCCAATACCCGCCCCGGAACCCCATCGGGCACGGCCGTTCGCGACACGACAGGGCCGTACCAGCTGACCATCATCGGCGGCTTCTCCGACGGATTCCGCTTCTACCCCGTCATCGTCGACGGCAATCGGGCCACCATCTACCCGCACAACAACTTGCTCGAATACGGCAAAAGCTACTACGTCACCATCGACAAAGAGGTGTTCGACCTCTCCTCGGGCGAATTTCCCGGCATCTACGATACGCAAACGTGGCGGTTCTCGACCCGTCGCCATGCCCCCGAAGCCGGCCGACGGCTCCTCACGGTGAGCCCCGACGGCAGCGGTGACTTCTGCACCGTGCAGGGAGCCATGGATTTCATACCCGATTTCAGTCCCGAAAAATGGGAAGTATTCATCGCCAACGGCGACTATGAGGAGCTGGTCTATTTCCGCAACAAGCAAAACGTGCACCTGCGGGGCGAAAGCCGCGACGGCGTGCTCATACATTATGCCAACAACGAGACCTTCAACCCCCACCCCCTCAATGTGAAGACCAACGAATGGCCGGGCACCTTCCCCTCGCGCCGCGCCGCCTTTGCCGCCGACAACTGCTACGACATGCGGTTTGAGGACATGACCATACAGACCGACTTGCAGGGTCAGGCCGAAGGGCTCCTGCTCATGGGGGCACGCAATTACCTGCGCAACGTGCGGGTTGTGGGGTCGGGCGACGCCCTGCAAGTCAACGGCTCGGTCTATCTCGAACGCTGCATTGTCGACGGCGGCGGCGACATGGTGCTGGGCCGCGGCCCCGCCTTCTTCAAGGAGTGTACGCTGCAAGGCCCCGGCCCCTTCATGTGGATACGCAACACCGAGGCCAACCACGGTAACATCTTCGTCGACTGCCACTTCATCGGTTCGCACCCGCGCTCCGTCCTCGCCCGCTCGCCGCTCAACAAGCAACCCGACGGATATCCCTATGCCGAAGCCGTGTTGATAAACTGCACCCTCGAAAACATCGCACCCGAAGGGTGGGGCGAGATAGAAGGCTCGGCCCATCATGTGCGCTTCTATGAATACGACAGCCGCGACAAGGCCGGCAATCCCGTCGACGTGAGCCGCCGCCACCCGCGTTCGCGCCAACTGACGTGGCCGGCCGACTCGGCCCTCATCGAGATGTACCGCACCCCCGCCCGCATACTCGACTGGGAGCCGGTGTGGTAA